One region of Osmia lignaria lignaria isolate PbOS001 chromosome 7, iyOsmLign1, whole genome shotgun sequence genomic DNA includes:
- the Fer2LCH gene encoding ferritin 2 light chain, giving the protein MLFFGVLSVLLAAASAEFCYTDVEGACSTRPTPNDGAVIPNCNAKYGAIEALQAELQSYANANIESSFEFLLMSSYFGNYEDQREGFKALYRKYSDKMWEDAIDVIKYIAKRGGRMNFNQLPHFKKQTKESRVLELNELTSLAKALDTQKQLADEAMHIHSQALPHNKHDAAIAHYIEEQFLESHTERVRDLAGYTTDLKNLLTERDPSVSIFLFDEYLKKAL; this is encoded by the exons atgTTGTTCTTTGGAGTATTGTCTGTTCTTTTGGCAGCAGCATCTGCTGAATTTTGCTATACTGATGTTGAAGGAGCTTGCAGCACAAGACCCACACCAAAtg atGGTGCAGTAATACCAAATTGTAATGCAAAATATGGAGCTATTGAGGCACTTCAAGCTGAACTTCAATCTTATGCAAATGCTAATATTGAGTCTAGTTTTGAGTTTTTATTAATGTCTAGTTATTTTGGAAATTATGAAGATCAGCGTGAAGGATTTAAAGCATTATATCGTAAATATTCTGATAAAATGTGGGAGGATGCGATTGATGTAATCAAATACATAGCTAAACGGGGTGGTAGAATGAACTTCAATCAGTTGCCACATTTCAAGAAACAA ACAAAGGAGAGCAGAGTGCTGGAATTGAATGAACTTACCAGCTTGGCTAAAGCACTTGATACTCAGAAGCAGCTTGCTGATGAAGCAATGCATATACATTCTCAAGCACTGCCTCACAACAAACATGATGCTGCTATTGCTCACTACATTGAAGAACAATTCTTGGAATCACACACTGAACGCGTACGTGATTTAGCAGGCTACACAACCGATTTGAAGAACTTATTAACCGAACGCGATCCATCTGTTTCTATATTTTTGTTTGATGAATATCTTAAAAAAGCTCTATAA
- the Fer1HCH gene encoding ferritin 1 heavy chain: MKLIYVFLVAFLCISGSLGDGLKCTLKPADVPKAWLDMVEPCTKILESQVKTEIEAAMTYLAMGAHFARDSVNRPGFSKFFFESANEEREHAIKIIEYLLMRGQLTNDVSKLLKFPLLPLREDWTSGLEALTEALNLEARVTRNIREIIITCENPKPSHFNDYHLVDYFTGEFLDEQYKGQRDLAGKVSTLGKMMATHGALGEFLFDKKLLNAEV, encoded by the exons ATGAAGCTGATTTACGTCTTTCTCGTCGCTTTCCTTTGCATCAGCGGATCATTAGGAGATGGACTTAAAT GTACACTGAAACCTGCTGATGTACCAAAAGCATGGTTGGACATGGTTGAACCATGTACAAAAATTTTGGAATCACAGGTCAAAACTGAAATTGAAGCTGCTATGACTTACCTCGCAATG GGTGCCCATTTTGCTCGTGATTCAGTGAATCGTCCTGGATTCAGCAAATTTTTCTTCGAGTCTGCCAATGAAGAAAGAGAACatgcaataaaaattattgaatactTATTAATGCGTGGTCAATTAACAAACGATGTTAGCAAACTTTTGAAATTCCCATTG ttGCCATTGCGTGAAGACTGGACAAGTGGTCTTGAAGCTCTTACAGAAGCTCTTAATTTAGAAGCCCGAGTTACTCGTAATATTCGTGAAATCATCATCACATGTGAAAATCCGAAACCCAGCCATTTCAATGACTATCAT cTGGTAGATTACTTTACTGGAGAGTTTTTGGATGAGCAATACAAAGGTCAACGAGACCTTGCTGGAAAAGTTTCAACTTTGGGTAAAATGATGGCAACACACGGAGCATTAGGAGAATTCTTATTTGATAAGAAACTTTTGAACGCTGAAGTTTAG